From Astyanax mexicanus isolate ESR-SI-001 chromosome 11, AstMex3_surface, whole genome shotgun sequence, the proteins below share one genomic window:
- the si:ch211-67e16.11 gene encoding uncharacterized protein si:ch211-67e16.11, producing MKLRSACVPLLLLALLAGQHGGSRVRLARLDRWVKAAFQYVKLSLCRRVSLPDGECSRLAHLRLSGVVVYVSESGPEQVLAILPDSQSTGSPAAASDEPGANRELFPGASAHDAVLVLDPSPEESFGHPVVLFYLDFNVTKKKCGHMDGVYLGEECLTLALKTRCQNQLKRRRSRSDRMAGRTRFRRSALSRGGRVERSSGLCEIHFLPLVVGVGDSNRTQRLRCVEHPEFARCPQPLPLTRPSVPISSCELNKNTRRCHQQPLATHLSCRLYQTCDHAVLLSGGWQEQITYQRHVQNLLVFYRMLRNNGFHKDHIKTFFAGNGQVAAKEAEGMYPATEKEVIRNHISYICRKQHCADTLVLYLNSPTRNDGTMLLWDRNNNGIADLKERYTVGELLADLAGCRASRVLLFVEQSYTSVLSKRLRSSLKHLNVVLLNGLPWVDTAQFWASLPPSHCLIDHLSKSAVMPRVDDAAASLLNVTLAGAPCNSTPPLTEAEMRKEYMGCQNLPTALWHQGRRKPDDSMRN from the exons ATGAAGCTGCGCTCCGCGTGCGTCCCCCTGCTGCTCCTCGCGCTGTTGGCCGGTCAGCACGGCGGGTCCCGGGTCCGGCTGGCGCGGCTGGACCGCTGGGTGAAGGCTGCCTTCCAGTACGTGAAGCTGAGCCTGTGCCGCAGGGTCAGTCTGCCGGACGGCGAGTGCTCCAGACTGGCCCACCTCCGCCTGTCCGGAGTGGTGGTCTACGTGTCCGAGTCCGGCCCGGAACAAGTTCTGGCCATCCTGCCGGACTCCCAGTCCACCGGCTCCCCGGCAGCGGCTTCGGACGAGCCCGGGGCCAACCGGGAGCTGTTCCCCGGAGCCAGCGCGCACGACGCCGTCCTGGTGCTGGACCCCAGCCCGGAGGAGAGCTTCGGACACCCCGTGGTTCTCTTCTACCTGGACTTTAACGTGACCAAGAAGAAGTGCGGACACATGGACGGGGTTTATCTGG GAGAGGAGTGTCTGACGTTGGCCCTGAAAACTCGCTGCCAGAACCAGCTGAAGCGGAGACGGAGCCGCAGTGACCGCATGGCAGGGAGAACACGGTTCCGCAGGAGTGCCCTGTCCAGAGGAGGCAGAGTGGAGCGCAGCAGTGGCCTGTGTGAGATCCACTTTTTGCCCCTTGTGGTTGGAGTGGGGGACAGCAACCGTACCCAGCGCCTACGCTGTGTGG AACATCCAGAGTTCGCCAGATGCCCACAGCCCTTACCCCTCACCAGGCCCAGCGTGCCCATCTCCAGCTGTGAGCTGAATAAAAACACCCGCCGATGCCACCAGCAGCCCCTCGCCACACACCTCTCCTGCCGCCTCTACCAGACCTGTGACCATGCAGTCCTGCTCTCAG GTGGCTGGCAGGAGCAGATCACATACCAGCGCCATGTGCAGAACCTGCTGGTCTTTTACAGGATGCTGAGGAACAACGGCTTCCATAAGGATCACATCAAAACCTTCTTTGCTGGAAATGGTCAAGTAGCAG CTAAAGAAGCAGAAGGGATGTATCCAGCCACAGAGAAGGAGGTGATCAGGAACCACATCTCCTATATCTGCCGCAAGCAGCACTGTGCAGACACCCTGGTCCTCTACCTGAACAGCCCCACCCGCAACGATGGGACCATGCTGCTGTGGGACCGCAACAACAATGGCATC GCGGATCTGAAGGAGCGCTACACGGTGGGGGAGCTGCTGGCTGACCTGGCGGGCTGCAGGGCCAGTCGAGTGCTGCTCTTTGTGGAGCAGAGCTACACCTCTGTTCTCAGTAAGAGACTGAGGAGCTCTCTCAAACACCTCAACGTGGTGCTGCTCAACGGCCTGCCCTGGGTGGACACAGCGCAGTTCTGGGCCTCTCTGCCTCCATCCCACTGCCTTATAGACCACCTGAGTAAG AGTGCAGTGATGCCTCGTGTGGATGATGCAGCAGCCAGCCTGCTGAACGTCACCCTGGCTGGAGCTCCCTGTAACTCCACACCTCCTCTAACTGAGGCCGAGATGAGGAAGGAGTATATGGGTTGCCAGAACCTGCCCACAGCCCTGTGGCACCAGGGCCGCCGCAAGCCTGATGACAGCATGAGGaactga